CTGCTTTAATAGAGATTTTAGAATCAGTCTTGGATCTTCAATTTGAAAGTCTTTGTCATTTTTGATCGAGTCCATAAAATCTAGTGGGGTTAATCTAGGGTCGCCTCCTACAAGAATCAGGTTCTCATTGACCTTGTTGGCTACTATCTTCTTATGATGAAACAGACAATCAAATATATTTCGATCTTCAGCTTCAACGTCAAGTGAAATGGTGAGGTCTGCTTGAGGGTCAAGATCAACAAGAATTACTTTATAGTTGAGTCTTGAAAGTATACTCCCTATTGATCCAGTGCTCGTAGTTTTCGCTACTCCGCCTTTTTCATTGGCTATTGATATGATTATTGACATTGTTAAGTGTATTATGAATGTTAACATTGATGAAGTTGATTAACAGAGGTAATACTCTTACCTCTGTTAATAGTGATAACATTGTTATCAGAGATAGCATGTTACCCAAAATGAATAGTTCGAAAGAACCACTCATCTGCCCTTTGGTTATAGCCGTCTAAGTGCTTGTCGCAATAATTGATGTAAAAAGCTTTAACCGCCCCAAGCTCTTGAGCATTACTTCTAATTAGTTTCATACAGAATCTTTGAAGAACTTCTTTATCATAAAATCGCTTCTTTGATAAGTCAAGAGGGTCAGATGGAGATGCTTTTTTGTGAGTGTAGAGTAACTCGTGAGGATCAAGCCCTTTTGCTTTAATCTTGTAGAATGATTTTAGAAATTCATCGATTGGTGGTCTATAAGGTGCTTCATTCCACTCAAAACAGTCTTGATACAGTGTGAATGCAAGCTTATAGTTTCTTTTAACATTATCTTTCCAATAATACTCTATTTTCTCAGCATCATGACATCTATCATTTGATTCATCTAGATAGCCTGCTTTGTACATTCTCAGAATCCAGTTTTGTAGTAGAATTTGTTTGTCCTTTACTTCAGGCATACCAACTCTCTTGCTGTAACCAAGGAACCGATACCCATTCACAAGGTATATTTCTTGTCGATATGTGCTTTCAACTGAATCCCAAGCTCTTTCTTTATATAATTTGCTCATTGTCCTAACGTTTAGTACGATTTGTAAACTTTTTGTGAAAACTTTTGAAACGCATTTTTCTTAACTGCTGAGTGAACGATAAACGGAAAACGTTTACTTGGAGGTAAAAAAAATGGACATAGGTATCCTATGTCATTTTATTGCATATGACGTTTTTGTGTATAAAAAAAACGGATTAATCCTATGAAATTAAGAATTGTTCGGGGGTGCTTAATATGTGTGTGTCATTTGGCTTATTTTGATTATAGGAATAAACCTAGTACATTCGAATGTGAGGCTTCAATTCACAGAATACACTAGACCGGGACTTTCCCGGTTTTTTATTTTCTACTTGGTTGTAGAAGCGTTGGGTTTTGTTGCAGGACTTTTTTTAGCTGTGATTTGTAGTACCAGACCTTGTTACTTCCAGGTATTTGTTCCACTGGAACCTTTTTTTTCTTTTTCCATGAAATAAGAGTAACCTGTGAGATTCCTAAATATTCTGCGGCCTCCTTTTGGTTCATTCTTTCTTCTGAACTTGGAGATGTATAATTCCTTTCTTCATTTGCCTCTAAAAGAGTCTCAAGGATTATATTTTTTAACTCTTTTCTTGAAAGGCTTAACAATATCGTCTTCTCCATTGATATTTATTTAAATCTGCTTTAATGACACAAATGAGAATAGTAATTACCGATATTTGATCATACCCCAAAAAATGGGACAGTGGGTTTAGTTCAGAAATGACGATTAAATTTACTGATATGACACGCAAGAAGTACACATCAAAATTCAAGACGAAGGTGGTATTAGAGGCCATCAAAGAGCAATCAAGTGTAGCAGAACTAGCACAGAAATATGAACTAGCCCCTCAGCAAATCAACCTCTGGAAAAGAGAGTTTTTGGCCAATGCAGAGGGTGTTTTTGAGAAAAAAGGCAAGAGCAAGAAGTCCCAAATTGAAGATGAACGTGATCAGCTGCTTAAGGTAATTGGGCAACTTAAAGTTGAGAATGATTTTTTAAACGACGCCTTGCGGTAAGACCTCTTGCTGAACGGCGATCATTGATAAGCAAGGGTCAATTGAGTATGGCAAAGCAGTGCAAACTACTTTCCCTACACCGTTCGGGAATATATTATAAGCCCAGAGGAGAATCTGAATTGAACTTAAAACTCATGCGTATGATGGACGAGCATTATCTCCACCATTCTTTTAAGGGGGCACGCAGCATGCATACCTGGCTGACCAAAGACAAGGGACTGCAGGTGAGCAAAAATCGGGTTGAACGACTCTACTATCGGGTGATGGGGCTTAGAGCTACCCAGCCTGGAAAACATACTTCCAGACGGCACAAGGCTCATAAAGTGTACCCTTATCTGCTTCGTAATCTGACCGTGAAACGTCCCAATCAGGTCTGGGCAATAGACATCACCTACATCCCAATGAAGAAGGGTTTTATGTATTTGATAGCCATTATTGACCTCTACAGCAGGTATGTAGTCAATTGGTCAGTATCTAACTCAATGGATGCGGACTGGTGCCTAAACTGCCTAGAAGAGGCTATAGAAACACATGGAAAGCCAGAGATCCTCAATACCGATCAAGGCTCACAGTTTACATCAGAAGTCTTCGCCAACTTCGTCTTGAGTCAAGACATCAAATTGAGTATGGACGGAAAAGGAAGGGCTATTGACAATGCCTTTATTGAGCGGTTGTGGAGAAGTGTAAAGTATGAAAAACTGTACCTCAATCCACCTAAGGACGGTATGGATCTGTACCTACTAGTGGCAGAGTACTTCAACTACTACAACATGGAAAGAAGGCATACAAGTATCGAGAATCAGAGACCGATTGATCTCTATCAAACCACCCAAAAACAGGCCGCCTAATGAGTAGATTATTTTTGGGTTTTATTGTTAATGAAAGGATTATTAAACACTATTGTAGAACTTAAAACCGAACAATCCCTGTCCTAACTATTGGGGTATGATCAATTGAAATAGGCTGTTTTTTGTTGGCGAATTAAGGTTCAGTTTGTCAATGTGTTACGAGGTTATATTGACTACTATTTTTTTTTTGATTGGCATGTGTCATATCAATTTTTTGAGCATTTTCCATTTGACTTCCTCCTTATTAAAGGTGAAATTATAGTCTACGGATTTGATATGGCCAGATTTTATTTTCTTTTCTCTATAGGAATTCATCTTAGTTATGCTTTCTCTAATGTTTCTGGACGAGAGGCCTGAGGTGTTTTGTGCAAACAATTCGTTAATCAATTTGCCAAATGACAATTGCGAGGATTGTTTGATGCTGATAATGTTATAGAATAGACAGAACATTAAAACATTCTTAAAATCCTTCACGTCATCTGAGGTCCGAAAGAAGGTCCTTTCAGGGATAATTTTGGTTTTGATTCTCAGCAATTCTATAAAATTATAACTTCTTTTCCTTAATTCCTGTACTGAATAGGTGTCTTTTCTTTTATCATCTATACTGTTGATTAACCAGGGGATATGTTTGATGTTTAAGTTTAAAATTCCATTTTGAATAAGGAACTCAATTATTAATTCTAGTTTCTTAGGTTTTTCAACATGAACACCTTTTTTAAATCGTTTTATTCGACATTCTCGGGTTGGAAATATGTCTTTCTTTTCAATTTTTTCAGCCGCTTTCTTGAGAAGTATTAATTGACTTTTGTTTTTTAATGTCATAAAGTATTGTTCAAATTTTATCCCATGTATTATCCATTTCAGATTTCTTGAATTCTTCAGCAATCTTCACGTACCGCCTAAAGTTTTCTTCTTTCTTGTGGCCGGTAATATTTCTAACCACCATCTCTTTCATTCCTAGAATCAATGAATTTGTCACGAATGTTTTCCTGGCCGTGTGACTGGTGATTAGTTGGTGTTTGGGTACAACAGTTTCGATGCGCTTACCGCCGGATTGTCTTACTACTGCAGTAGGAGAATTAATATCTGCTTCTTCGGCACAATCCTTTAGATATTTATTGAACTTCTGGACAGAAATAATAGGTAGAGGCTCGTGGATCGAACCTTCATATTTCTTCAATATTTCTAGTGCATATTTGTTAAGTGGAATTCGGTTGTTGACTTCACCAGTTTTTTGGATTGACTTTACTATGTATCCATCTCTGATGTGAGACATGTTGAGTGATCGTATGTCTGAAAATCTGAGTCCAGTAAAACAGCCAAAGCAATAGGTGTCTCTTACATGTTCTAGTTTTCTTGATTTGAAGTCATGCTTGTAAAATTTCATTAGTTCATCTACGGTTAGGTAGATTACTTCCTTTTCTATTTCTGGAGCTTTGAATTTTTTGTACTCCAAGTTGATATGATAGCCTTTGTCAAAGGACCAGGTCATAAATGCTTTTAGAGCTGCTATGATTCGTGCAAAGTAGTTGTTTGCTATTCCTTTTTCTTGATAGGCATACTTTCTGAGCGTCTCAAAGAAACTAAGATCTATATTCTCAAAAGTGATTTTGTACTTAGTCTTCTTTTCAAAATTCTCTAGAAACCTTTGTGCAGTTCGGTGGCCCTTGATTGTCCACTCAGCTTTGGTGGATCTACTTGTCTCCAGGTATTCATCAAAAACTTTAAAAAAAGACCTTTCTTCAAGTTCTATTGACCTTGGGTTCTCAAGTTTTTCTAATACGTATTGTTTGCTGAGGGTTATATTGAATTTTAGGGAAACCTTATTGATTCTATGGACAGCCTCGGTCAGGTCCTCCAATATTTCATTGTACTCTTCATAATTGTTGTACTCTCCATTTCTACTTGGCTTTCGAACTCGTTGTTTAGACGGGTTCCAATCAGCCGATTTGATCTTTATTTTTTTGACAGCTTTTCTGATTCGTTGACCATCAAATGAAAGGTCAATATATACTGGGATTTTGTCGTTTTTATCCTTCTTTTGGGTTTGAAGATAGAAGAAGTGATTTAGCATTTTGAACTAGTTGGTGTCGAAATTGGTGTCGAAAAAATTATTAAAGCTGGTTTCAGTTAATTGAAAGTGCTTCAAGGACTGATACTAGGCTAAATTTAAGACATTTCCAGCTAGTGCAAAAACACTTAAGAAGTAAGGAACTTCCGCCTCTGGCACACTAAACCCTTGTATCGCAAGATGTCAAGGGTTTTTTGTTTTTATCCCTCATTATTTCTTCTTGATTTTTCTGCTTCCTTTCAAAGCCTAATGTAGGATTTTGAACAATTCTATTAAAGTGTATAACTTACACTTAAAATGAGGTGTCCAAATCGTTTGACAATTGAGGAGGGCGGATCTCTAAGAGTATATTGTGGGTTCTACCACAAAAAAGAACTTGAAAGACATGAAAAAGCTACTATTGAATACCCTGTCGCTGGCTATTTGGCTGGTGGCCTGCGAGCAAGCTGAAAAAACCTCGCAATCTCTTCAATATTTTGATTTGGATGAAGTTGAGCTGTTGGACAGCCCATTCAAAAATGCCCAGCAGTTGGATAAAAAGTACCTGTTAGATCTGGAGGCGGATCGATTGCTGGCTCCTTTCCTACGAGAAGCTGGTCTAGAGCCTAAGGCTGAAAGCTATACCAACTGGGAGAATACGGGACTGGATGGACACATTGGCGGCCATTATTTGTCTGCTTTGGCCATGATGTATGCTTCCACTGGAGATGCCGATATCAAAGCTCGCCTGGACTACATGCTCAGTGAGTTGAAGAGATGTCAGGATGCCAATGGCAATGGATACATTGGTGGGGTTCCGGATGGAGAAAAGGCATGGGACGAAGTG
This is a stretch of genomic DNA from Reichenbachiella ulvae. It encodes these proteins:
- a CDS encoding transposase, which produces MTRKKYTSKFKTKVVLEAIKEQSSVAELAQKYELAPQQINLWKREFLANAEGVFEKKGKSKKSQIEDERDQLLKVIGQLKVENDFLNDALR
- a CDS encoding IS3 family transposase, with product MSMAKQCKLLSLHRSGIYYKPRGESELNLKLMRMMDEHYLHHSFKGARSMHTWLTKDKGLQVSKNRVERLYYRVMGLRATQPGKHTSRRHKAHKVYPYLLRNLTVKRPNQVWAIDITYIPMKKGFMYLIAIIDLYSRYVVNWSVSNSMDADWCLNCLEEAIETHGKPEILNTDQGSQFTSEVFANFVLSQDIKLSMDGKGRAIDNAFIERLWRSVKYEKLYLNPPKDGMDLYLLVAEYFNYYNMERRHTSIENQRPIDLYQTTQKQAA
- a CDS encoding site-specific integrase, yielding MLNHFFYLQTQKKDKNDKIPVYIDLSFDGQRIRKAVKKIKIKSADWNPSKQRVRKPSRNGEYNNYEEYNEILEDLTEAVHRINKVSLKFNITLSKQYVLEKLENPRSIELEERSFFKVFDEYLETSRSTKAEWTIKGHRTAQRFLENFEKKTKYKITFENIDLSFFETLRKYAYQEKGIANNYFARIIAALKAFMTWSFDKGYHINLEYKKFKAPEIEKEVIYLTVDELMKFYKHDFKSRKLEHVRDTYCFGCFTGLRFSDIRSLNMSHIRDGYIVKSIQKTGEVNNRIPLNKYALEILKKYEGSIHEPLPIISVQKFNKYLKDCAEEADINSPTAVVRQSGGKRIETVVPKHQLITSHTARKTFVTNSLILGMKEMVVRNITGHKKEENFRRYVKIAEEFKKSEMDNTWDKI